TTTTCACTATGAATAATAAAATAGTATATACACCAGGACCTACTAATGTAAGCGAAAATGTAAGACAAGCTAGATCTATAAAAACTACAAATCCAGATATTGATTTAGACTTTGTAGAATTTTATAAAGAAACTTGCGATACTATAGGAAGTGTTATAAAAACAAAAAATGATGTGTATTTGTTAGGTGGAGAAGGCATACTTGGACTTGAGGCAGCCTGTGCTTCTTTAATTGAAAAAGGAGATAGAGTTTTAGTTATAGATAATGGGATATTTGGTAATGGATTTAAAGATTTTGTAAGTATGTATGGTGGAGAGGCAGTTATTTTTAGTCAAAGTTATAAAAATAGCATAAATATAGATGAGCTTAAAAAATTCTTAGAAGAAGATAATAATTTTAAATTTGCAACAATAGTGCATTGTGATACTCCAACCGGGGTTTTAAATGATTTGGGAGTAATATGTCCACTTCTTAAAAAATATAATATCCTTACTGTTGTAGATTCAGTTGCAGCTATGTTTGGAGAAAAGCTTTTAGTTGATGAATGGAAAATTGATATTGCTCTTGGTGGATCACAAAAAGCTTTATCAGCTCAACCTGGATTAACAATAGTAAGTTTAAGTAAAGAAGCTAAAAGCTTAATTAAAAATAGAAAGACCAATATAATTGGATTTTATTGCAATTTAAGTATATGGGATAATTATTATAAAGATAAACACTTTCCATATACAATGCCTATAAGTGATATATTAAGTTTAAGAAAAGCTGTGGATAATATAATGGAAGAGAATATTGAAAATGTTATAAATAGACATGCAAAAATAGCTGAAGCAACTAGGAAAGCATTATTAGAATATGGATTAGAATTATTTCTCGAATCAGGTTTTTCTAACACTGTAACAGCTGTGAAAATACCAAAAGAAATAGGTGCACTAAATCTAGTAAATTATATTCTAAATAAATATAACGTAGTTATAGGTACTTCATTAGGAGGATATAAAAATTCTTTATTAAGGTTAGGACATATGGGTGAAAATGCAAGATTAGAAAAAATAATATATGTTTTAAATATTTTAGATAAAAGTTTAAGTAATTTAGGCTTTAAAGGAAACGGATGTTTAGTAAATTTATTTAATAAGTACTATGAATAAAAGGAGAATTTAGATGCAATCTGTAACTACTAAAAATAAACAAAAATTTAAAACGAAAGATATAGTTGAAACATCTTTACTTATAGCTTTAGTATTTATAGCAACTAGGTTTATTAACATAAGGCTTCCTATAGCATCGAATGGAGGATTAGTACATTTAGGGAATACTATGCTATTTATATCAGCAATAGTGTTTGGAAATAAAAAAGGGGCATGTGCAGGAGCATTTGGAATGGCTTTATTTGACTTATTGTCAGAATGGGCTATATGGGCACCATTTACATTTATTATACGAGGAGTAATGGGATATATAATTGGGAGTATAGCATGGTCTAAAAACAAGCAAGGTAATAGCGTAATAACAAATATAATAGCAATAAGCGTTTCTGGAGTGTGGATGGTAATAGGATACTATATAACAGAATGCATATTGTATGGAAATTATATTCAGCCGATAGGGTCTATACCAGGAAATATAACTCAGATAGTTGTTGGAATGATAATTGGAATTCCTATATCTAAAGTTTTAAAACGATATATTAAATAGTAATAAAAAGATTATATCGAAATGATATAGTCTTTTTTAGTTATATTAAAATTGTAAGATATACCAATAAATGGTATAATTTTAATGAAGTAGGAAATCGATATTAAAGTTGTTGTTATAAGGGAGAAGTGGTACATTGGATTTAAAAAAATCGTATAAATTTAATGGGAATAATATAGGGTGTTTATTAATACATGGATTTACAAGTACACCAGCAGAAATGTATCCTTTAGCTAAAGTTTTAAACGATGAAGGTTATACAGTAAATTCTATTCTTTTAAGTGGTCATGGAACGACTCATGATGAATTACTAAAAGTATCTTATATAGATTGGTACAATGATGTTGAAAGTGCATATGAAGAATTATTATTTGAATGTGAAAAAGTGATTGTAATTGGACATTCTATGGGAGGACTTTTAGCACTTATTTTAGCATCTAATTATCATATTGATAAATTAATATTATTAGCATGTGCTATTAAGCCTAATAATAGATTAGTCAAATATACAGGGGTATTAAAATATTTTAAAAAATATACTGGTTGGGATACATCTAATTCAAAAAAAACTGATGATTGTGATAAATATAGATTGCATTATAATGTTTTTCCATTACATGCAGTTCATCAATTGCATCTTGCATCAAGAGCAGCGAGTAGTTGCTTAAGAAATATAGATTCAGATACATTAATTCTTCAAGATAAAAACGACTCTCAAGTTAAAAAAGAGGGTGCATATGCGTTATATAATGGGATACATAGTAACTATAAAAAATTATACTGGATTGATGATGCAACTCATAGTCTAACCTTAGGACCTAAAAAAGAAGAAGTTTTTAAGCGGATAATAGATTTTATAGAAATTAAAAATGATGAAATTTTTAACATATAAAAAAGAGTACTATACTAAAGTTACTTTTAGCATAGTATTCTTTTTTATTTTAATGAAATTAATTTGATAAAATTTAAATTAAAAATTTAATTTTATCAAATTATAATTTTAAATATGATATAATAAAAAGATGTTCAAAAAATGAGAGGTGAGAAAATTGCAACTTAAAGAATTAATAGACATGGTAAGAGAAAGTACACAAAAATCGATGTGGGCGAGGGGATATACTTATTATAAAAAAGGAATTGTAGATCAAGTGACACCTCAAACAAAAAATGGAGTTTTAACAATTGATGGAATAATAGGTGCAGATTTCTCAAATGAAATACATTATACGACACTTGAAATAGATTTGAAGAAAAAAGAAATTATAAGTGCAAGATGTAATTGTATAGACTTTGTAAATAATGAAAATGAAAATAAGAATTTTATATGCAAACATAATATAGCTGCTTTTCTTGTTTATATAGATATGTTACAAAGAAAAATAAAACAACAAAAAATAGATAGAAAGAAAAAGGAAGAAGAGCTAGATCCATCCACTCAAATTATAAAAATAGCAAATGAAAAACTATCACAAAATAGAAAAGTAAATTTGGAAATGACTTTAACAAAGCAAAACTCTAATATAGGTAATTACTACCAAGTGAGTTTTAAAATAGGAATAGATAAGATGTATGTATTAAAAAGCATTCCTGAATTTATATATTCTAGAAGAGAACGTATATCTATAAAATACGGTAAAGATTTTGAGTATAACCCTGTTTCTGATTATTTTTCTATAGAGGATGAGTCTATTATAAATTTTGTAGAAGCATATATAAATATAGATCAAACTTTATACAAAGATTCTAAAGTAGATATAAGCCTTATAGATGGAAAATACTTAAATATATTGGAAAGTGGATTAAAAAACTTTTTGAGAAATATAAGAAATAAAGAAATAATATTTAATTATGATGATAAAGTATATAAAACATATATAAAAAATAATGACATAGATATATCTTTTCATATAAATGAAGATGGGAATAAGCTTGTACTAAGCTCTAATAGTAAAGATATATCACTTTTAAATGCTAAAGGTGATGTCGTATTGTTAGAAAGTGAAATATATCTTATATCAGACAAGCAATGTTATAATTATGTTCCATTTCATAATTTATTTACTAAAAATGGTAGTATAACATTTAAGAAAGATGTTGCAGATAGCCTATTCAATGGAGTGCTTCCTGTATTAAAAAGAGCTTCTAAAAACATATCTTTTGATGAAAGCTTAGAAAGTCAAATACGTAATAATTTAGATGTTAAATTTTACTTCGATAAAATGAAAAATAATATTTCTTGTTTTATAGATTATGTATATACTGATGAAACTGAAAATAAGAAAAACGGATATGTTATTAGAAACTTTAAAAAAGAAAATGAAATAGAGGATACTGTATGTTCTTATGGATTTGAAAGATCTGGAGATAAATTATTGTGTAAGTTATCACCTGATGAATTATATGAATTTTTTAAAGAAAAGATTTTTGATTTAAATAATATTGGTGAAATTTATTATTCAGATAAATTGAAAAAAGTAAAAGTGTATAAAGGCAGTGATATAAAAGCTAACTTTAACTTAAATAAACAAAATTACTTAGAATTTACATTTAATATAGATGATATAGAAAAACATGAAATAGAAAATATACTAGAAGCATTAAGAAATAAACGAAAATATTATAAGTTAGGAAATGGAAGCTATATAAATCTTGAAGAAGATCAAATGGTTAAATTCCTTGAATTAGTGGATGATATAAAGGATAGGCACATTTCCATAGATAGTGATGAACAAATTGATGAAGATAGCAATGAGGTTTCATATAGCTTAGGAAGTGCAAGTTCCATATACTTAAAAAACCTAATAGATGAAAATGAAATTTCTTTTATCAGTGGAATGGATAAAATAGATGAGATATCAACCAGTTTTGAAACTATAAATAATATGGACGTTTTAGTACCTAAAGAGTTAAATGCAAGTCTTAGAGAATATCAGGTTCAAGGGTTTAAATGGTTTAAAACTTTAAGTCATTTAAAATTTGGAGGAATACTAGCAGATGAAATGGGATTAGGTAAAACTATACAGACTATAGCTTTTTTACTTTCACAAAAAAATAAAAAAAGCATTGTAGTTGCACCTACATCACTTATATATAACTGGAAGAATGAATTTGAAACTTTTGCACCAAATTTAAATATATTGGTTTTACATGGGAGCAAATCAGAGCGTAAGGAAATGTTGAAAAATATAGATGAAAATGATGTTATATTGACAACATATACTATTTTAAAGAATGATTTTAGTGAATTGGAAAATATAGAGTTTGATTACTGTATAATAGATGAAGCTCAGAATATAAAAAATCCATATTCTCAAAATTCTGAAGCTGTAAAACAAGTAAAAGCTTCTGTTAGATTTGCGCTTACAGGAACTCCGATTGAAAATAATTTATTAGAATTGTGGTCTATATTTGATTTTATTATGCCAGGATATTTATATTCTAAAAATAAATTCCAAGAGAAGTTTTTAAAAACTACTGATAATATAGTAGAACTTAAAAAGCAAATACAGCCATTTATGTTAAGAAGACTAAAGAAGGAAGTTTTATCTCAACTTCCTGATAAAATTGAAACTAATTTCTTTGTTGAGATGACAGAAGATCAAAAGAAAGTATATAAAACATATGTAGATGATATAAAAGAGAAAATGAAAGATGCAGATTTTAATAAAGATAAGATAACTATCTTATCATACCTAACAACACTAAGACAACTTTGCTTAGATCCATCTATAAAAATAGATAATTACAATGGTGAAAGTGGTAAAATTAATGTTTTAAATGAAATAGTTAGTGAGAATATTGAAAATAATCACAAAATATTAATTTTTTCTCAATTTACATCTGTATTAAAGAATATAGGAAAAGAACTTCAAAATGAAAATATAAATTATTTTTATTTAGATGGTCAAACTAATCCTAAACAACGTGTTGAATTAGTTGATGAATTTAATAAGAGTGAAGATGTAAGAGTATTTTTAATATCATTAAAAGCAGGAGGAACAGGATTGAATCTTACGTCTGCAGATGTAGTTATACATTTTGATCCTTGGTGGAATCCAGCTATAGAGAGTCAGGCAACAGATAGAGCTCATAGATACGGTCAAAAAAATGTTGTTGAAGTTATAAAACTTATTTCTAAAGGAAGTATTGAGGAAAACATAATAAAACTACAAGAAGATAAGAAGGAGCTTATACAAAAAATTATAAGTGAAGACTTAAAAAATGAGAGTTTTATAAAGATGTTATCTAAGGAAGAGCTAATTAATCTAATTACTAATTAAATGAATATTTTAAATATTTATTTGGTAAAACGCTTGTAATTGATAAATATATATGATATTATTAACACAAATAGTAAAGAAGTACTGAAAGATTGTGCTTTAATTTTTAGGAGGATTCCATAATGAAACAAGGAACAGTAAAATGGTTTAACAATGAAAAAGGATTTGGATTTATATCTGTAGAAGGTGGAGATGACGTATTCGTACATTTCTCAGCTATACAAAAAGATGGATTCAAATCATTAGAAGAAGGTCAAGCTGTTAACTTTGAAATAGTTGAAGGTGCTAGAGGACCTCAAGCTGCTAATGTTACTTTAGCATAATTTATATATAATATAGTATATAACACTCCTTAAGTATGCTTATGCATACTTAAGGAGTTTTCTTGTTTTAAGAAAAAAGTATATTTTACAACAATAAGTATTTTAAAGGAGAAGATAGATGAATATAAAGCCTTTAGATGTACTATCTAAATATTACGGATATCCAGAATTTAGAAAAGGTCAAGAAGATATAATAAACGAAATTATAAAAGGAAATGATATTCTAGCGATCATGCCAACTGGAGGAGGAAAATCTATATGCTATCAAATACCATCTCTTATTTTAAATGGTCTAACGATAGTTATATCTCCTCTTATATCTCTTATGAAAGACCAAGTAGATTCGTTAAAGACAATGGGAATAGATGCGACTTTTATAAATAGTTCTTTATCTACAATGGAACTTTCAAATATAATAAAAAATATAGATGATGATAAATATAAAATTATATATATAGCACCAGAGAGATTAGATTCATATGAATTTTCAAATTTAATAAAATCTAAAGAAGTAAGCCAAATAGCTATAGACGAAGCTCACTGCGTATCTCAATGGGGACATGATTTTAGAACTAGCTACAGAAAAATATCTCAATTCATAAATAACTTAGAAAAAAGGCCTATAATTACTGCATTTACAGCGACAGCGTCAGTGGAAGTAAGAAACGATATTATAAAATTATTAGAACTTAATAACCCTAAATTATTTATAACTGGTTTTGACAGAGAAAATTTAACTATAACTATAGAAAAAGCTTCAAATAAAAATAAGTATCTATTAGAGTATATTAATAATCATAAATCTGAAAGTGGAATTATATATGCGGCAACCAGAAAAGAAGTAGATAAGATATATGAAGGATTAAATAAAAGAGGGTACAATGTATCTAGGTATCATGCAGGACTTGGAGCTGAGGAAAGAAAATTAAATCAAGAAAGTTTTATAAAAGATGACGTAAGTGTTATGGTTGCTACCAATGCATTTGGAATGGGAATAGACAAACCTAATATACGATATGTGATACATTATAACATGCCACAGAGTATAGAGAATTACTATCAAGAAATCGGTAGAGCTGGTAGAGATGGTGAAAAAAGTGAATGTGTACTTTTATTTACGCCTGGAGATGTACATATACAAAAATATTTAATTGAAATTGGTACAGAAAACCCAAATAGAAAAAACATTCAATATAAGAAATTAAGAGATATGTCAGATTTAGTATATAGTAATGATTGTTATAGAAAAAGTATTATAAATTACTTTGGAGAAGATTTTAAAGAGGAATGTGGAAACTGTAGTAATTGTTTAGATAATGGAAGCTTAGTTGACAAAACTTTAGATGCTCAAAAGGTTATTTCATGTATAGCTAGAATGAAAAGAAGTTTTGGAATAACTATGATTATAGATGTGCTTAGAGGATCTAAAAACAAAAAAGTATTACAATTTGGATTTGATGAATTATCTACTTACGGAATAATGAAACATTACTCATCGAATGATTTAAAAACTTTTATAAATACACTTATATCTCATGGTTTTATAGATTCTATAGATGGAACTTACCCAACCATAAAATTAAATGAAAACTCAATGAAAACCCTAAAGGGAGATATTAAGGTAGAATTTAAAGAAAGCAAAGTATCTAAAAACTTAGAAATATCAAATGAACTATATGATACACTAAAGCAAATTAGATATAATATATCAAAAGAAGAAAATATAGCTCCTTATATGATATTTGGAGATGGAACTTTAAAAGTTATGTCTAGTAAATATCCTATAACAAAAGAAAGTATGCTAAAAATTCCAGGTGTCGGAAATATAAAATATGAGAAATATGGAGAAACATTTAAAAGTGCAATAATCAAATATGTTGAAGAAAATAATATAAAAATACAGGGTGACTTTATAAGCTCACAAGATGAAAAACTTAACTTTATAGATATTAAAACAGATAAAGAACTTTATGAAAAATTATATATAAAAAGAAGTGAACTTGCTAAAAATGAAGGTGTATTGCCAACTATGATAATATCTAAAAATTCATTAAAAGAAATTAGTGGAAGGTATCCATCAAATGAAGAGCAACTAAATGATATAAGTGGGTTTGGTCCTGTAAAAGTAAAAAAATATGGACATGTATTTTTAGACATCGTTAATAGGTACACAGAAGAAAATAATATATCTGAAATTTGGAAAGAAAAAAACAGATTGAAAGTTATAATAGATGGAGATAGTAGAACTAATGAAGAAATAGCATTAGATATGCTAAGAGAAAGTAAAGCATTGGAATACATATCCAATGAAATAGAGGTCTCTATTTCTACTATATTAGGTTATGTAACAGATATGATAAAGAATGGATCTGAAATAGATTTCAAGGTAAATTTAGAAAAATATTATACTGAAGAAGATGAAGAACATATATTAAGAATATGTGAAGAAGAAGGAATAGACAAGATTAGTCTTATAAAGAAAAAATTGCCTGACAATATAAAATATGAATCTATAAGAGCTGTAATATTAAAAAAATATTATAATCTTATGTAAAACAAAAAAGAAATGTTAAAAATTTAAATTTTAACATTTCTTTTTTATTTTTATTGTAAAAATACTTGACTTTGTATCGGAAATCATATACAGTATATTGTATACAATATGTAAAATATGAAAGGGGATTTTAATTATGTTAAAAAAATTATCAGAAGTATTCAATGGGTTTTCAAAGCAAATACTTGCTTTAGAGAGAATAAACAGTCAAAGATGTGTAGGTAAGGATTTAGATACTACAAAAACTATATTTGAAAATAAAAGATAATACTATGAAATAATCATAGTATTTTTTAATTTTAAAGGGATATAAGATTATATTAATATAATCTTATATCCCTTTTATAATTAAACTCTTACAATGTCTTTGTTTTTGTATGAGTATACAAAGTCTATAACCTTTCCACTTACGCTGACCGCAATTAAAGATACAGCTATTTGAGAAAATGATAAATATATTAATGATAAACCCAATATAAAAAAGTCACTTATCATATAAACTTTACCAATTTTTAAAGATGTAGTCTTAGAAATTACTAATGCTAAAGCATCGTCTCCACCAGCTGCACCTCCTGCTCTAACAACTAAACCAGATCCTAAACCAACAAAAACACCGGCAATTATACTTCCCAGTATTAAGTTATCAAATTTAGGTATAACTGGACCTATGCTTTCAAAAAAGCTGAATGATAAAGAGAAGCTAATCGTTGCTATTAACGAATACTTAATGAATTTTTTACCAAAAAACTTGTATCCTACTAATAGTAGAGCACAGTCTATGATAAGATTTGCTAATGAAAGTCTAATGTTAAATAAATTTTTTAACAGTAGTAAAAATCCTAACACTCCACCTTCCGTAATGTTGTTTTGAAAATTAAAATTATAAACTCCAAATGATAGTATAATAGAACCTATCAGTACTAGTAGAATTTGTTCTACAGATCGCCGCCTGGCCATAATATCCCTTCCTTTTTCTTGTATTTAATAACATTATATATAATAAATACAAATTTGTATACAGCAAAAAAGCAAACTAAATATTATACGAAAAAAAAAGCAAATTTGCAATGATTTTTGTGAAGTTTTTTTGGGTTTTTGAAAAATCTAAATGTAAATAAGTAATTTCAATAGGTTTAGCTACATATAAAAAACAAAAAATTTATATTAATTGTTATTAAGTTTAGTTTTCCTAATCTTTAGTTTATATTAATTTTTGTTTTATTTAGTAAAACTAAACTAACAATATCTATTTTTATATTTATTTGAAAAAATAATTGACATTATTAAACTTTATGATATAATCATTAACAATATAAAAATTCACTTTGTATAATCCCAATAATATGGTTTGGGAGTTTCTACCAGGTTCCGAAAAAATCCTGATTACAAA
The nucleotide sequence above comes from Paraclostridium bifermentans. Encoded proteins:
- a CDS encoding YitT family protein → MARRRSVEQILLVLIGSIILSFGVYNFNFQNNITEGGVLGFLLLLKNLFNIRLSLANLIIDCALLLVGYKFFGKKFIKYSLIATISFSLSFSFFESIGPVIPKFDNLILGSIIAGVFVGLGSGLVVRAGGAAGGDDALALVISKTTSLKIGKVYMISDFFILGLSLIYLSFSQIAVSLIAVSVSGKVIDFVYSYKNKDIVRV
- a CDS encoding pyridoxal-phosphate-dependent aminotransferase family protein; this encodes MNNKIVYTPGPTNVSENVRQARSIKTTNPDIDLDFVEFYKETCDTIGSVIKTKNDVYLLGGEGILGLEAACASLIEKGDRVLVIDNGIFGNGFKDFVSMYGGEAVIFSQSYKNSINIDELKKFLEEDNNFKFATIVHCDTPTGVLNDLGVICPLLKKYNILTVVDSVAAMFGEKLLVDEWKIDIALGGSQKALSAQPGLTIVSLSKEAKSLIKNRKTNIIGFYCNLSIWDNYYKDKHFPYTMPISDILSLRKAVDNIMEENIENVINRHAKIAEATRKALLEYGLELFLESGFSNTVTAVKIPKEIGALNLVNYILNKYNVVIGTSLGGYKNSLLRLGHMGENARLEKIIYVLNILDKSLSNLGFKGNGCLVNLFNKYYE
- a CDS encoding alpha/beta hydrolase translates to MDLKKSYKFNGNNIGCLLIHGFTSTPAEMYPLAKVLNDEGYTVNSILLSGHGTTHDELLKVSYIDWYNDVESAYEELLFECEKVIVIGHSMGGLLALILASNYHIDKLILLACAIKPNNRLVKYTGVLKYFKKYTGWDTSNSKKTDDCDKYRLHYNVFPLHAVHQLHLASRAASSCLRNIDSDTLILQDKNDSQVKKEGAYALYNGIHSNYKKLYWIDDATHSLTLGPKKEEVFKRIIDFIEIKNDEIFNI
- the cspD gene encoding cold-shock protein CspD produces the protein MKQGTVKWFNNEKGFGFISVEGGDDVFVHFSAIQKDGFKSLEEGQAVNFEIVEGARGPQAANVTLA
- a CDS encoding SNF2-related protein, which codes for MQLKELIDMVRESTQKSMWARGYTYYKKGIVDQVTPQTKNGVLTIDGIIGADFSNEIHYTTLEIDLKKKEIISARCNCIDFVNNENENKNFICKHNIAAFLVYIDMLQRKIKQQKIDRKKKEEELDPSTQIIKIANEKLSQNRKVNLEMTLTKQNSNIGNYYQVSFKIGIDKMYVLKSIPEFIYSRRERISIKYGKDFEYNPVSDYFSIEDESIINFVEAYINIDQTLYKDSKVDISLIDGKYLNILESGLKNFLRNIRNKEIIFNYDDKVYKTYIKNNDIDISFHINEDGNKLVLSSNSKDISLLNAKGDVVLLESEIYLISDKQCYNYVPFHNLFTKNGSITFKKDVADSLFNGVLPVLKRASKNISFDESLESQIRNNLDVKFYFDKMKNNISCFIDYVYTDETENKKNGYVIRNFKKENEIEDTVCSYGFERSGDKLLCKLSPDELYEFFKEKIFDLNNIGEIYYSDKLKKVKVYKGSDIKANFNLNKQNYLEFTFNIDDIEKHEIENILEALRNKRKYYKLGNGSYINLEEDQMVKFLELVDDIKDRHISIDSDEQIDEDSNEVSYSLGSASSIYLKNLIDENEISFISGMDKIDEISTSFETINNMDVLVPKELNASLREYQVQGFKWFKTLSHLKFGGILADEMGLGKTIQTIAFLLSQKNKKSIVVAPTSLIYNWKNEFETFAPNLNILVLHGSKSERKEMLKNIDENDVILTTYTILKNDFSELENIEFDYCIIDEAQNIKNPYSQNSEAVKQVKASVRFALTGTPIENNLLELWSIFDFIMPGYLYSKNKFQEKFLKTTDNIVELKKQIQPFMLRRLKKEVLSQLPDKIETNFFVEMTEDQKKVYKTYVDDIKEKMKDADFNKDKITILSYLTTLRQLCLDPSIKIDNYNGESGKINVLNEIVSENIENNHKILIFSQFTSVLKNIGKELQNENINYFYLDGQTNPKQRVELVDEFNKSEDVRVFLISLKAGGTGLNLTSADVVIHFDPWWNPAIESQATDRAHRYGQKNVVEVIKLISKGSIEENIIKLQEDKKELIQKIISEDLKNESFIKMLSKEELINLITN
- a CDS encoding ECF transporter S component; this encodes MQSVTTKNKQKFKTKDIVETSLLIALVFIATRFINIRLPIASNGGLVHLGNTMLFISAIVFGNKKGACAGAFGMALFDLLSEWAIWAPFTFIIRGVMGYIIGSIAWSKNKQGNSVITNIIAISVSGVWMVIGYYITECILYGNYIQPIGSIPGNITQIVVGMIIGIPISKVLKRYIK
- the recQ gene encoding DNA helicase RecQ; translation: MNIKPLDVLSKYYGYPEFRKGQEDIINEIIKGNDILAIMPTGGGKSICYQIPSLILNGLTIVISPLISLMKDQVDSLKTMGIDATFINSSLSTMELSNIIKNIDDDKYKIIYIAPERLDSYEFSNLIKSKEVSQIAIDEAHCVSQWGHDFRTSYRKISQFINNLEKRPIITAFTATASVEVRNDIIKLLELNNPKLFITGFDRENLTITIEKASNKNKYLLEYINNHKSESGIIYAATRKEVDKIYEGLNKRGYNVSRYHAGLGAEERKLNQESFIKDDVSVMVATNAFGMGIDKPNIRYVIHYNMPQSIENYYQEIGRAGRDGEKSECVLLFTPGDVHIQKYLIEIGTENPNRKNIQYKKLRDMSDLVYSNDCYRKSIINYFGEDFKEECGNCSNCLDNGSLVDKTLDAQKVISCIARMKRSFGITMIIDVLRGSKNKKVLQFGFDELSTYGIMKHYSSNDLKTFINTLISHGFIDSIDGTYPTIKLNENSMKTLKGDIKVEFKESKVSKNLEISNELYDTLKQIRYNISKEENIAPYMIFGDGTLKVMSSKYPITKESMLKIPGVGNIKYEKYGETFKSAIIKYVEENNIKIQGDFISSQDEKLNFIDIKTDKELYEKLYIKRSELAKNEGVLPTMIISKNSLKEISGRYPSNEEQLNDISGFGPVKVKKYGHVFLDIVNRYTEENNISEIWKEKNRLKVIIDGDSRTNEEIALDMLRESKALEYISNEIEVSISTILGYVTDMIKNGSEIDFKVNLEKYYTEEDEEHILRICEEEGIDKISLIKKKLPDNIKYESIRAVILKKYYNLM